One Tenrec ecaudatus isolate mTenEca1 chromosome 12, mTenEca1.hap1, whole genome shotgun sequence DNA segment encodes these proteins:
- the INTS15 gene encoding integrator complex subunit 15 isoform X2 produces the protein MSDIRHSLLRRDALSAAKEVLYHLDIYFSSQLQNAPLPMVDKGPVELLEEFVFQVPKERGAQPKRLNSLQELQLLEIMCNYFQEQTKDSVRQILFSSLFSPQGNKADDSRMSLLGKLVSMAVAVCRIPVLECAASWLQRTPVVYCVRLARALVDDYCCLVPGSVQTLKQTFSASPRFCCQFVTSVTTLYDLSSELTPLTGLIRWCVKAPLAYRRRKRPPLANGHLPNKALKEPAAAAGLERDSHLLYSKLHLSVLQVLLMLQGHLTEKNLYGRLGLVLFDHMVPLVEEINRLADELNPLNASQEIELALDRLAQALQVAMASGALLCTRDDLRTLCSRLPHNNLLQLVISGPVPQSPHAALPPGFYPHIHTPPLGYGAVPAHPAAHPALPTHPGHTFISGMPFPFRPIR, from the exons ATGAGCGACATCCGCCACTCGCTGCTGCGGCGGGACGCTCTGAGCGCCGCCAAGGAGGTGCTGTACCACCTGGACATCTACTTCAGCAGCCAGCTGCAGAACGCGCCGCTGCCTATGGTGGACAAGggccccgtggagctgctggaggaGTTCGTGTTCCAGGTGCCCAAGGAGCGCGGCGCTCAGCCCAAG AGACTGAATTCACTCCAAGAGCTTCAACTTCTTGAAATCATGTGCAATTACTTCCAGGAGCAAACCAAGGACTCGGTCCGCCAGATCCTCTTCTCCTCCCTTTTCAGTCCCCAAGGGAACAAAGCCGATGACAGCCGCATGAGCTTGCTGGGAAAGCTAGTCTCCATGGCGGTTGCCGTGTGCCGGATCCCCGTGCTGGAGTGCGCAGCTTCCTGGCTCCAG CGCACGCCTGTGGTCTACTGCGTGAGGCTGGCCCGGGCCCTCGTGGACGACTACTGCTGCCTGGTGCCGGGGTCCGTGCAGACACTGAAGCAGACCTTCAGTGCCAGCCCTCGCTTCTGCTGCCAGTTTGTAACGTCCGTCACCACGCTCTATGACCTGTCCTCAG AGCTCACCCCACTCACGGGCCTGATCCGCTGGTGCGTGAAGGCCCCCCTGGCgtacaggaggaggaagaggcccCCGCTGGCCAACGGCCACCTCCCTAACAAAGCGCTCAAGGAGCCAGCTGCCGCCGCTGGCCTGGAGCGGGACTCTCACCTCCTTTACTCCAAGCTGCACCTCAGCGTCCTGCAGGTGCTGCTCATGCTGCAGGGCCACCTGACCGAGAAGAACCTCTACGGGCGCCTGGGCCTCGTCCTCTTTGACCACATGGTGCCGCTGGTGGAGGAGATCAACCGGTTGGCAGACGAGCTGAATCCCCTCAATGCCTCCCAGGAGATCGAGCTGGCGCTGGACCGGCTCGCACAAGCCCTCCAGGTGGCCATGGCCTCAGGGGCCCTGCTGTGCACACGAG ACGACTTGCGGACGCTGTGCTCCAGGTTGCCCCACAATAA CCTGCTCCAGCTGGTGATCTCGGGCCCCGTGCCGCAGTCTCCACACGCCGCGCTCCCGCCTGGCTTTTACCCTCACATCCACACCCCTCCACTGGGCTACGGGGCCGTGCCAGCCCACCCTGCGGCCCACCCTGCCCTGCCCACGCACCCTGGGCACACCTTCATCTCAGGCATGCCCTTCCCCTTCCGGCCCATCCGCTAG
- the INTS15 gene encoding integrator complex subunit 15 isoform X1 produces the protein MSDIRHSLLRRDALSAAKEVLYHLDIYFSSQLQNAPLPMVDKGPVELLEEFVFQVPKERGAQPKRLNSLQELQLLEIMCNYFQEQTKDSVRQILFSSLFSPQGNKADDSRMSLLGKLVSMAVAVCRIPVLECAASWLQRTPVVYCVRLARALVDDYCCLVPGSVQTLKQTFSASPRFCCQFVTSVTTLYDLSSDGLIPPLDLLETIVSWILEDPRLVLITFLNTPIAANLPIGFLELTPLTGLIRWCVKAPLAYRRRKRPPLANGHLPNKALKEPAAAAGLERDSHLLYSKLHLSVLQVLLMLQGHLTEKNLYGRLGLVLFDHMVPLVEEINRLADELNPLNASQEIELALDRLAQALQVAMASGALLCTRDDLRTLCSRLPHNNLLQLVISGPVPQSPHAALPPGFYPHIHTPPLGYGAVPAHPAAHPALPTHPGHTFISGMPFPFRPIR, from the exons ATGAGCGACATCCGCCACTCGCTGCTGCGGCGGGACGCTCTGAGCGCCGCCAAGGAGGTGCTGTACCACCTGGACATCTACTTCAGCAGCCAGCTGCAGAACGCGCCGCTGCCTATGGTGGACAAGggccccgtggagctgctggaggaGTTCGTGTTCCAGGTGCCCAAGGAGCGCGGCGCTCAGCCCAAG AGACTGAATTCACTCCAAGAGCTTCAACTTCTTGAAATCATGTGCAATTACTTCCAGGAGCAAACCAAGGACTCGGTCCGCCAGATCCTCTTCTCCTCCCTTTTCAGTCCCCAAGGGAACAAAGCCGATGACAGCCGCATGAGCTTGCTGGGAAAGCTAGTCTCCATGGCGGTTGCCGTGTGCCGGATCCCCGTGCTGGAGTGCGCAGCTTCCTGGCTCCAG CGCACGCCTGTGGTCTACTGCGTGAGGCTGGCCCGGGCCCTCGTGGACGACTACTGCTGCCTGGTGCCGGGGTCCGTGCAGACACTGAAGCAGACCTTCAGTGCCAGCCCTCGCTTCTGCTGCCAGTTTGTAACGTCCGTCACCACGCTCTATGACCTGTCCTCAG ACGGCCTCATCCCACCGCTGGACTTGCTCGAGACGATCGTCAGCTGGATTCTCGAGGACCCCCGGTTGGTTCTCATCACCTTTTTAAACACGCCGATCGCAGCCAATCTTCCCATTGGCTTTCTAGAGCTCACCCCACTCACGGGCCTGATCCGCTGGTGCGTGAAGGCCCCCCTGGCgtacaggaggaggaagaggcccCCGCTGGCCAACGGCCACCTCCCTAACAAAGCGCTCAAGGAGCCAGCTGCCGCCGCTGGCCTGGAGCGGGACTCTCACCTCCTTTACTCCAAGCTGCACCTCAGCGTCCTGCAGGTGCTGCTCATGCTGCAGGGCCACCTGACCGAGAAGAACCTCTACGGGCGCCTGGGCCTCGTCCTCTTTGACCACATGGTGCCGCTGGTGGAGGAGATCAACCGGTTGGCAGACGAGCTGAATCCCCTCAATGCCTCCCAGGAGATCGAGCTGGCGCTGGACCGGCTCGCACAAGCCCTCCAGGTGGCCATGGCCTCAGGGGCCCTGCTGTGCACACGAG ACGACTTGCGGACGCTGTGCTCCAGGTTGCCCCACAATAA CCTGCTCCAGCTGGTGATCTCGGGCCCCGTGCCGCAGTCTCCACACGCCGCGCTCCCGCCTGGCTTTTACCCTCACATCCACACCCCTCCACTGGGCTACGGGGCCGTGCCAGCCCACCCTGCGGCCCACCCTGCCCTGCCCACGCACCCTGGGCACACCTTCATCTCAGGCATGCCCTTCCCCTTCCGGCCCATCCGCTAG